The Amblyomma americanum isolate KBUSLIRL-KWMA chromosome 3, ASM5285725v1, whole genome shotgun sequence genome window below encodes:
- the LOC144125905 gene encoding aminopeptidase Q-like, protein MTADDGERSSQMNLSGSKRTTCRGYVWTAIKCTACTIVMPLALFAIILLAFPIRSRAVSGRLRGYPVPLNEDLSVHPVHYDLHITPNFVQQMFVGEVNVVLECTHDTSLITMHSGDLYIKRASLHDASGSNIDVAFAVNEDSELLEFRIVYGYIQSGSTYNLTVAFSGIMRQDEHHLLFMDSYPDAGDPTSTVTAWTFAKLGSARKLFPCFDRATERSTFDVNVIRPRSFVAISSADAIGCNDTAGGDRVLCVFQRTDSISPDQLALVVTNLSSFTQGRVSVWSPGFAGIAELANRIVHVSEKELGVEFPCKTLHLVVLRALNEIVSPKWCVVLLDVKQRICSLTHGYLNMRNNCIVSLARHVVSIWFDAFIVMADDDRWLSATFSVYYVYKVLSVLYPTWGIEDLVAYHVMSSKRFYLEPMPIKHRPQSQKLPFHVNPTILKAFGVLRMYEHMLPSTSFSGCLTQFFRNFAHKTANIEDVLTAIDPSHLLWKNLSTWISEPSYPLVTSRRGNATSLTMQQDRFRDLYNVSYPSTHALPVTVAAQNDLEQEPFFVAWLTAPSQEFQVPATAPGDWILLNADGIGYFRVLYNPVDSSLLTEQLSKNHNVFTPVQRAVLLDDLFYAALSVRISSNHFAEAIKYVQSEDAWLPLMTYLELAANIPYQWQVGWKANNVLDWRRYNEKLCSQTFRGVESLNYGFAKVLLHELLLKHCCTFVKFWCHQQATHY, encoded by the coding sequence ATGACGGCCGACGATGGTGAGCGGAGTTCGCAGATGAACTTGTCTGGCAGCAAGCGAACGACGTGCAGAGGCTACGTGTGGACCGCCATCAAATGCACTGCTTGTACTATAGTTATGCCGTTGGCTCTCTTCGCTATCATCCTTTTGGCCTTTCCTATCCGTTCCAGGGCAGTAAGCGGAAGGTTGCGGGGCTACCCGGTGCCCTTGAACGAAGATTTGTCCGTGCACCCGGTTCATTACGATCTACATATCACGCCAAATTTCGTCCAGCAGATGTTTGTTGGAGAAGTGAACGTGGTGCTGGAGTGCACGCATGACACGTCCCTGATAACTATGCATTCGGGGGACCTGTATATCAAGAGGGCCTCTCTGCACGACGCAAGTGGTAGCAACATTGACGTAGCATTCGCCGTGAACGAGGACTCCGAGCTGCTAGAATTCAGAATTGTCTACGGGTACATCCAGTCTGGGAGCACCTACAACCTTACAGTGGCCTTTAGCGGCATAATGAGGCAGGACGAGCATCACTTGCTGTTCATGGACAGCTATCCGGACGCTGGCGACCCGACCAGTACAGTGACGGCGTGGACATTCGCCAAGCTTGGAAGCGCTCGCAAACTGTTTCCATGTTTCGATCGAGCCACTGAAAGAAGCACTTTCGATGTGAACGTCATTCGGCCCCGTTCGTTCGTCGCTATTTCTTCCGCAGACGCGATCGGTTGCAACGACACTGCAGGTGGTGACCGGGTTCTCTGCGTATTTCAGAGAACTGACAGCATTTCGCCGGACCAGCTGGCTTTGGTGGTGACCAACCTTAGCAGCTTCACGCAAGGCAGGGTCAGCGTCTGGTCACCTGGATTCGCAGGGATCGCAGAACTTGCAAACCGGATCGTGCATGTCTCCGAGAAAGAGCTGGGAGTCGAGTTCCCGTGCAAGACGCTTCACCTCGTGGTCCTCAGAGCACTGAACGAAATTGTTTCACCCAAATGGTGTGTAGTGCTGCTTGACGTCAAGCAGCGGATATGCTCGCTCACTCATGGATATCTCAACATGAGAAACAACTGCATCGTTTCGCTTGCCCGTCACGTGGTATCCATATGGTTCGATGCCTTTATCGTTATGGCGGATGACGACCGCTGGCTCTCGGCCACGTTCTCTGTTTATTACGTGTACAAGGTTTTGAGCGTCCTCTATCCGACGTGGGGCATCGAAGACCTTGTAGCATACCATGTGATGAGTTCCAAGCGCTTCTACCTGGAACCGATGCCCATAAAGCACAGGCCCCAATCTCAGAAGCTCCCTTTTCACGTGAACCCCACCATCTTGAAAGCCTTTGGAGTGCTGCGCATGTACGAGCATATGCTTCCGTCCACGAGCTTTTCTGGCTGCCTCACTCAATTTTTCAGGAACTTCGCGCACAAGACGGCAAACATTGAAGACGTCCTGACGGCCATTGATCCTTCCCATCTTCTATGGAAGAACTTGTCAACTTGGATTTCGGAGCCCTCGTACCCGCTCGTTACATCTCGACGTGGGAACGCGACATCTCTGACGATGCAGCAGGACAGGTTCCGGGACCTGTATAACGTTTCCTACCCCTCTACACACGCCCTCCCTGTGACGGTTGCGGCCCAGAACGACCTTGAGCAGGAGCCCTTCTTTGTAGCCTGGTTGACTGCTCCATCCCAGGAGTTCCAGGTCCCTGCTACCGCTCCCGGGGACTGGATTCTTCTTAACGCCGATGGCATCGGCTACTTTCGTGTCCTGTACAATCCCGTAGACTCGTCACTTCTCACGGAGCAGCTTAGCAAAAACCACAATGTGTTTACTCCCGTTCAAAGAGCCGTGCTCCTGGACGACCTCTTCTACGCGGCGCTGAGCGTACGCATTTCGTCAAATCACTTTGCCGAAGCAATTAAGTACGTGCAGTCAGAGGACGCTTGGCTGCCACTAATGACGTACCTCGAACTGGCTGCTAACATTCCTTACCAGTGGCAAGTTGGTTGGAAGGCCAACAACGTGCTCGACTGGAGGCGCTACAACGAGAAGCTTTGCTCTCAAACTTTTCGAGGCGTGGAGAGTCTAAACTATGGGTTCGCGAAAGTTCTTTTGCACGAACTTTTGCTCAAGCACTGCTGCACTTTCGTTAAGTTTTGGTGTCATCAGCAAGCAACTCACTACTGA